One Burkholderia sp. PAMC 26561 genomic window carries:
- the hemE gene encoding uroporphyrinogen decarboxylase: MPSTLLNDTFLRALQRQPADYTPIWLMRQAGRYLPEYNATRSRAGSFLGLATNPDYATEVTLQPLERFPLDAAILFSDILTIPDAMGLGLNFVQGEGPRFERTVRTEEDVAKLAVPDIDATLRYVTDAVSQIRRALTDAQGRQKVPLIGFSGSPWTLACYMVEGGGSPDHHRVKAMAYSRPDLMHRILDINAQSVTAYLNAQIEAGAQAVMIFDTWGGALADGAYQRFSLDYIAKVVAGLKREHDGVKVPVITFTKGGGLWLEQIASIGVDAVGLDWTVNLGQAREKVGDKVALQGNIDPTVLFASPAVIRTEARAVLDSFGNHPGHVFNLGHGISQFTLPENVAELVDEVHRHSRAIRSKN, translated from the coding sequence GTGCCTTCCACACTTCTCAACGATACCTTCCTGCGCGCGCTGCAGCGCCAGCCGGCCGACTACACGCCGATCTGGCTGATGCGTCAGGCGGGCCGCTACTTGCCTGAGTACAACGCCACGCGTTCGCGCGCCGGCAGTTTCCTCGGCCTCGCGACCAACCCGGATTACGCCACGGAAGTCACGCTGCAGCCGCTCGAACGTTTTCCGCTCGACGCCGCCATCCTGTTCTCCGACATCCTGACCATCCCCGACGCAATGGGCCTTGGCCTGAATTTCGTGCAGGGCGAAGGTCCCCGGTTCGAGCGCACGGTGCGCACCGAGGAGGACGTGGCGAAGCTGGCGGTGCCGGATATCGATGCCACGTTGCGTTACGTGACCGACGCGGTATCGCAGATTCGCCGCGCACTCACCGACGCACAAGGGCGCCAGAAAGTGCCGCTGATCGGCTTTTCGGGCAGCCCGTGGACGCTCGCCTGCTACATGGTGGAAGGCGGCGGCTCGCCCGATCATCACAGGGTCAAGGCGATGGCCTATTCGCGGCCGGACCTGATGCATCGCATTCTCGATATCAACGCGCAGTCCGTGACGGCATACCTGAACGCGCAGATCGAAGCGGGCGCGCAAGCCGTGATGATCTTCGACACGTGGGGCGGTGCGCTCGCCGATGGCGCGTATCAGCGCTTTTCGCTCGATTACATCGCGAAGGTCGTTGCGGGACTCAAGCGCGAACACGATGGCGTCAAGGTGCCGGTCATCACGTTCACGAAGGGCGGCGGCTTGTGGCTGGAACAGATTGCATCGATCGGCGTGGACGCAGTGGGTCTCGACTGGACGGTGAACCTCGGCCAGGCGCGCGAGAAGGTGGGTGACAAGGTCGCGCTGCAAGGAAATATCGACCCGACGGTGCTGTTTGCATCGCCGGCGGTGATCCGCACGGAAGCGCGTGCGGTGCTCGACAGTTTCGGCAACCATCCGGGGCATGTGTTCAACCTGGGCCACGGAATCTCGCAATTCACACTGCCGGAAAACGTTGCGGAACTGGTTGACGAAGTGCATCGGCACAGTCGCGCGATTCGCTCAAAGAACTGA
- a CDS encoding transporter substrate-binding domain-containing protein, with the protein MRFFAFCAAVSVLSMAFASGASAQTVQAGSITGKSAPVASAPSATAAPASRLDEILARGTLRICTTGDYKPHSFLRPDGQFEGIDIDMVQNLARSLNVKPEFVKTSWSNLMSDFTAKCDIAVGGISVTLERQKHAFFTQPYMVDGKTPIVRCADADKYQTVEQIDQPGVRTIVNPGGTNEKYAKQFLTHSQLIEYPDNVTIFKEILDGRADVMVTDASETLLQQKLNPGLCSVHPDKPFQFAEKAYLLPRGDVVFQQYVDQWLHLSRSTGEYQSIFDKWLK; encoded by the coding sequence ATGAGATTCTTCGCCTTCTGCGCCGCCGTATCCGTTTTATCGATGGCCTTCGCGTCCGGCGCATCCGCGCAGACCGTGCAGGCCGGCAGCATCACCGGCAAGTCCGCGCCGGTGGCGAGTGCGCCGTCGGCAACCGCGGCGCCCGCTTCCCGGCTCGATGAAATCCTCGCACGCGGCACGCTGCGCATCTGCACCACGGGCGACTACAAGCCGCATTCGTTCCTGCGGCCGGACGGACAGTTCGAAGGCATCGATATCGACATGGTGCAGAACCTGGCGCGTTCCCTGAACGTCAAGCCGGAGTTCGTGAAGACATCGTGGTCAAACCTGATGAGCGATTTCACGGCGAAGTGCGACATTGCGGTCGGCGGGATTTCCGTCACGCTGGAGCGCCAGAAGCACGCGTTTTTCACGCAGCCCTACATGGTCGATGGCAAGACGCCAATCGTCCGCTGCGCCGATGCCGACAAATACCAGACCGTTGAACAGATCGATCAGCCGGGTGTGCGCACGATCGTGAATCCCGGGGGCACGAACGAGAAATACGCGAAGCAATTCCTGACACATTCGCAATTGATCGAGTACCCGGACAACGTGACGATCTTCAAGGAGATCCTCGATGGCCGCGCCGACGTCATGGTCACCGATGCCTCCGAAACGCTGCTCCAGCAAAAGCTCAATCCCGGATTATGTTCAGTCCATCCGGACAAGCCCTTCCAGTTCGCGGAGAAAGCGTATCTGCTGCCACGCGGAGATGTGGTGTTCCAGCAATACGTGGATCAATGGCTGCATTTGTCGCGATCGACGGGTGAGTACCAGTCCATCTTCGATAAATGGCTTAAGTGA
- a CDS encoding alpha/beta hydrolase has translation MTIDADLLAYYAKVAEAFPPLPADADAQAMRQRFQDVARKFAASRPAGVKVENIVLPLDGRDLGARVYRPEEASGPLPLVVYFHGGGWVLGDLDTHDLMVARLALDSNCAVVSVDYRLAPEFAFPTPVNDALDALLWLAEHRSRLGFATNRLGVAGDSAGGHLAAVAARAANDRVAGLVTAQLLIYPVARCRFEGGSFTANAEGPGLSTEEMRWYWAQFLTSQPPADDDVRAFPLAESYDRTPARALIVGAAYDPLYDDAHEFARFLEANGGRVEVIDAKDMTHGFGRIQAHSKSAEAWMRKTAMRLGELLHAPR, from the coding sequence ATGACCATCGACGCAGACCTGCTCGCGTACTACGCAAAGGTCGCTGAAGCCTTCCCCCCACTCCCCGCCGATGCCGACGCACAGGCCATGCGGCAACGATTCCAGGACGTGGCGCGCAAGTTCGCAGCATCGCGTCCGGCCGGCGTCAAAGTGGAAAACATCGTGTTGCCGCTCGACGGACGTGATCTGGGGGCGCGGGTTTATCGGCCGGAGGAAGCCAGCGGGCCGTTGCCGCTCGTCGTTTATTTCCACGGCGGCGGCTGGGTACTCGGCGATCTCGACACGCACGACCTGATGGTCGCGCGCCTCGCGCTGGATTCGAATTGCGCGGTGGTGAGCGTGGACTATCGGCTTGCGCCCGAATTTGCGTTCCCAACGCCTGTGAACGACGCGCTCGATGCACTGCTGTGGCTGGCCGAGCATCGGTCGCGGCTGGGCTTCGCGACGAACCGTCTGGGCGTGGCCGGAGATAGCGCCGGAGGTCACCTCGCGGCCGTCGCGGCGCGTGCGGCGAACGACCGTGTGGCGGGTCTGGTGACTGCGCAACTGCTGATCTATCCGGTCGCGCGATGCCGCTTCGAAGGCGGCAGCTTTACGGCAAATGCCGAAGGGCCGGGCCTCAGCACGGAAGAGATGAGGTGGTACTGGGCGCAGTTCCTGACCAGCCAACCGCCCGCCGATGACGATGTCCGCGCGTTCCCCCTCGCCGAGTCATATGACCGGACACCGGCACGGGCGTTGATTGTGGGCGCTGCATACGATCCGCTGTACGACGACGCGCACGAATTCGCGCGTTTTCTGGAGGCCAATGGCGGCCGCGTCGAGGTGATCGATGCGAAAGACATGACCCACGGCTTTGGCCGGATCCAGGCGCACTCGAAATCCGCTGAAGCGTGGATGAGAAAAACGGCCATGCGCCTCGGTGAATTGTTACACGCACCGCGTTGA
- a CDS encoding F0F1 ATP synthase subunit epsilon, translated as MATIQVDVVSAEEQIFSGRAKFVALPGEAGELGILPGHTPLITRIRPGAVRIEAENGEEEFVFVAGGILEIQPGVVTVLADTAIRGQDLDEAKAIEAKKHAEEALQNTGSNLEYATAQAELAYATAQIAAIQRLRKIRGQH; from the coding sequence ATGGCAACTATTCAAGTAGACGTCGTCAGCGCGGAAGAGCAGATCTTCTCGGGCCGGGCGAAGTTCGTCGCGCTGCCTGGCGAAGCGGGTGAACTCGGCATCTTGCCGGGCCATACGCCGCTGATCACGCGGATTCGTCCGGGTGCGGTGCGCATCGAAGCGGAGAACGGCGAGGAAGAGTTCGTGTTCGTCGCGGGCGGGATTCTCGAGATTCAGCCAGGCGTGGTGACGGTTCTCGCCGACACCGCGATCCGTGGCCAGGATCTCGACGAAGCCAAGGCAATCGAAGCGAAAAAGCACGCGGAAGAAGCGCTGCAGAACACGGGATCGAACCTCGAATATGCAACCGCGCAAGCGGAACTCGCGTACGCGACGGCTCAGATCGCGGCGATCCAGCGCTTGCGGAAGATTCGCGGTCAGCATTAA
- the atpD gene encoding F0F1 ATP synthase subunit beta — MSTTALVEGKIVQCIGAVIDVEFPRSDMPRIYDALVLEGSELTLEVQQQLGDGVVRTICLGASDGLRRGTIVKNTGKPISVPVGKPTLGRIMDVLGRPIDEAGPINTDVTRGIHQKAPKFDELSPSTELLETGIKVIDLICPFAKGGKVGLFGGAGVGKTVNMMELINNIAKEHGGYSVFAGVGERTREGNDFYHEMKDSNVLDKVALVYGQMNEPPGNRLRVALTGLTMAEHFRDEGLDVLFFVDNIYRFTLAGTEVSALLGRMPSAVGYQPTLAEEMGRLQERITSTKTGSITSVQAVYVPADDLTDPSPATTFGHLDATVVLSRDIASLGIYPAVDPLDSTSRQIDPNVIGEEHYAITRGVQQTLQRYKELRDIIAILGMDELAPEDKLAVARARKIQRFLSQPFHVAEVFTGSPGKYVPLKETIRGFKMIVEGECDHLPEQAFYMVGTIDEAFEKAKKIQ, encoded by the coding sequence ATGAGTACTACTGCTTTGGTAGAAGGCAAGATCGTACAGTGCATCGGCGCAGTTATCGACGTGGAATTCCCGCGTTCCGACATGCCGAGGATTTACGACGCGCTCGTTTTGGAAGGCTCGGAGCTGACGCTTGAAGTCCAGCAACAACTGGGCGACGGCGTGGTCCGGACTATTTGTCTGGGTGCATCGGATGGATTGCGCCGCGGCACGATCGTGAAGAACACGGGCAAGCCCATCAGCGTGCCGGTCGGCAAGCCGACGCTTGGCCGCATCATGGACGTGCTGGGTCGTCCTATCGACGAAGCCGGTCCGATCAACACGGACGTCACGCGCGGGATTCACCAGAAGGCGCCGAAGTTCGACGAACTGTCGCCTTCGACCGAACTGCTTGAAACCGGCATCAAGGTTATTGACCTGATCTGCCCGTTTGCAAAGGGCGGCAAGGTTGGCCTGTTCGGCGGCGCCGGCGTGGGCAAGACCGTGAACATGATGGAACTGATCAACAACATCGCCAAAGAGCACGGCGGTTATTCCGTGTTTGCCGGTGTTGGCGAGCGTACCCGCGAAGGGAACGACTTCTATCATGAAATGAAGGATTCGAACGTTCTGGACAAGGTCGCGCTGGTGTACGGCCAGATGAACGAGCCGCCGGGCAACCGTCTGCGCGTGGCGCTGACCGGCCTGACGATGGCCGAGCATTTCCGCGACGAAGGTCTGGACGTGCTGTTCTTCGTGGACAACATCTACCGTTTCACGCTGGCTGGTACGGAAGTGTCGGCTCTCTTGGGACGTATGCCGTCGGCAGTGGGTTATCAGCCTACGCTGGCTGAAGAAATGGGCCGTCTGCAAGAACGGATCACGTCGACGAAAACCGGCTCGATCACCTCGGTGCAAGCCGTGTACGTTCCTGCGGATGACTTGACCGACCCGTCGCCGGCGACCACCTTCGGTCACCTGGATGCAACCGTCGTGTTGTCGCGTGACATCGCTTCGCTGGGTATTTATCCGGCAGTGGACCCGCTCGATTCGACCTCGCGTCAGATCGACCCGAACGTGATTGGCGAAGAGCACTACGCCATTACGCGCGGTGTGCAGCAAACGCTACAGCGCTACAAGGAATTGCGCGACATTATCGCGATTCTGGGCATGGACGAACTCGCGCCGGAAGACAAGCTCGCCGTTGCGCGCGCTCGTAAGATCCAGCGTTTCCTGTCGCAGCCGTTCCACGTCGCGGAAGTCTTCACGGGCTCGCCGGGCAAGTACGTGCCGCTGAAGGAAACCATCCGCGGCTTCAAGATGATCGTTGAAGGTGAGTGCGATCATCTGCCGGAGCAGGCGTTCTACATGGTCGGCACCATCGACGAAGCCTTTGAAAAGGCCAAGAAGATTCAATAA
- the atpG gene encoding F0F1 ATP synthase subunit gamma produces the protein MAGMKEIRGKIKSVQNTRKITKAMEMVAASKMRRAQERMRAARPYADKIREVAAHMSAATPEYRHPFMVENKGAKAAGIILVTTDKGLCGGMNTNILRAALLKFKELEQQGQTIEASAIGSKGLGFLNRLKAKTVSQVTHLGDTPHLEKLIGAIKVQLDLYSEGKISAVYLAFTRFVNTMKQEAVIEQLLPLSASDFARKDGLDKNSEAVTPTTSWDYIYEPDAQTVVDELLVRYVEALVYQAVAENMASEQSARMVAMKAASDNAKTVIGELQLVYNKSRQAAITKELSEIVGGAAAVG, from the coding sequence ATGGCTGGAATGAAGGAAATCCGCGGCAAGATCAAGAGCGTGCAAAACACGCGCAAGATCACCAAGGCTATGGAGATGGTGGCTGCGTCGAAAATGCGCCGCGCGCAGGAGCGTATGCGCGCAGCTCGCCCGTATGCCGACAAGATCCGCGAAGTCGCCGCGCACATGAGCGCTGCGACGCCTGAGTATCGCCATCCGTTCATGGTCGAGAACAAGGGCGCGAAAGCGGCCGGCATCATTCTCGTCACGACCGACAAAGGTCTGTGCGGCGGCATGAACACGAACATCCTTCGCGCTGCGCTCCTGAAGTTCAAGGAGCTGGAGCAGCAAGGCCAGACTATCGAAGCATCCGCGATCGGCAGCAAGGGTCTGGGCTTCCTGAACCGGCTGAAGGCCAAGACCGTGTCGCAAGTCACGCATCTGGGCGACACGCCGCATCTGGAAAAACTGATCGGCGCGATCAAGGTTCAGCTCGACCTGTATTCGGAAGGCAAGATCAGCGCGGTTTATCTGGCGTTCACCCGCTTCGTCAACACGATGAAGCAGGAAGCCGTGATCGAACAATTGCTGCCTTTGTCGGCAAGCGATTTCGCGCGCAAGGACGGCCTGGACAAGAACAGCGAAGCAGTCACGCCGACGACCTCGTGGGACTACATCTACGAGCCGGATGCGCAGACGGTTGTCGACGAACTGCTCGTGCGTTATGTCGAAGCATTGGTGTATCAGGCAGTGGCGGAAAACATGGCATCGGAGCAATCGGCTCGCATGGTCGCCATGAAGGCCGCGTCGGATAACGCAAAGACGGTGATCGGCGAATTGCAGCTCGTATACAACAAGAGTCGGCAAGCAGCGATTACCAAGGAATTGTCAGAGATCGTCGGTGGCGCTGCAGCGGTCGGTTGA
- the atpA gene encoding F0F1 ATP synthase subunit alpha encodes MQLNPSEISELIKSRIQGLEASSDVRNQGTVISVTDGIVRIHGLSDVMQGEMLEFPGNTFGLALNLERDSVGAVILGEYEHISEGDIVKTTGRILEVPVGPELLGRVVDALGVPIDGKGPVNAKMTDAVEKIAPGVIWRKSVSEPVQTGLKSIDAMVPVGRGQRELIIGDRQCGKTAVAIDAIINQKGKNLFCIYVAIGQKASSIMNVVRKLEETGALEYTIVVAASASESAAMQYLAPYAGCTMGEYFRDRGQDALIVYDDLTKQAWAYRQISLLLRRPPGREAYPGDVFYLHSRLLERAARVSEDYVEKFTNGEVKGKSGSLTALPVIETQAGDVTAFVPTNVISITDGQIFLETDLFNAGIRPAINAGVSVSRVGGAAQTKVIKKLSGGIRTDLAQYRELAAFSQFASDLDEATRKQLERGRRVTELLKQPQYQPLQVWELAIALFAANNGYLDDLEVAQVLPFEKGLRDYLKTKHADMIKRIEDNKDLSKDDEGALHTALKDFKKSGAY; translated from the coding sequence ATGCAACTCAATCCCTCTGAGATCAGCGAGCTGATCAAGAGCCGGATCCAGGGCCTGGAAGCGAGCTCCGATGTTCGCAACCAAGGCACTGTGATTTCCGTGACCGACGGTATCGTGCGTATTCACGGTTTGTCGGACGTGATGCAGGGCGAAATGCTCGAATTCCCGGGCAACACCTTCGGCCTCGCGCTGAACCTCGAGCGCGATTCGGTTGGCGCCGTGATTTTGGGCGAATACGAACACATTTCGGAAGGCGACATCGTCAAGACGACGGGCCGCATTCTTGAAGTGCCGGTGGGTCCGGAGCTGCTCGGCCGCGTGGTCGACGCTCTGGGCGTGCCTATCGACGGCAAGGGTCCGGTCAACGCAAAGATGACCGACGCTGTAGAAAAGATCGCGCCGGGCGTGATCTGGCGCAAGTCGGTTTCGGAGCCGGTTCAAACGGGTCTGAAATCCATCGACGCAATGGTGCCGGTTGGCCGTGGCCAGCGCGAGCTGATCATTGGCGACCGCCAGTGCGGCAAGACGGCTGTGGCCATTGACGCGATCATCAACCAGAAGGGCAAGAACCTCTTCTGTATCTATGTCGCGATCGGCCAGAAGGCGTCGTCGATCATGAACGTGGTTCGCAAGCTGGAAGAAACCGGCGCGCTGGAATACACGATCGTGGTTGCGGCTTCGGCTTCGGAATCGGCCGCCATGCAATACCTGGCGCCGTACGCAGGCTGCACGATGGGCGAATACTTCCGCGATCGCGGCCAGGACGCGCTGATCGTGTATGACGATTTGACCAAGCAAGCCTGGGCGTATCGCCAGATTTCGCTGTTGCTGCGCCGTCCTCCGGGCCGTGAAGCGTATCCGGGTGACGTGTTCTACCTGCACTCGCGTCTGTTGGAACGTGCTGCTCGCGTGTCGGAAGACTACGTCGAGAAGTTCACGAATGGTGAAGTGAAGGGCAAGAGCGGTTCGCTGACGGCATTGCCGGTCATTGAAACGCAAGCCGGCGACGTGACCGCATTCGTTCCGACGAACGTGATCTCGATTACCGACGGCCAGATCTTCCTGGAAACCGACTTGTTCAACGCCGGTATTCGTCCTGCTATTAACGCGGGCGTGTCGGTGTCGCGAGTGGGTGGCGCCGCGCAGACCAAGGTCATCAAGAAGCTGTCGGGCGGTATTCGTACCGACTTGGCGCAGTATCGTGAGCTGGCGGCGTTCTCGCAGTTCGCATCGGACCTCGACGAAGCCACCCGCAAGCAACTGGAACGTGGCCGCCGCGTGACGGAACTGCTCAAGCAGCCGCAGTATCAGCCGCTGCAAGTGTGGGAACTGGCGATCGCGCTGTTTGCCGCGAACAATGGTTACCTCGACGATCTCGAAGTTGCTCAGGTCCTGCCGTTCGAAAAGGGTCTTCGCGACTACTTGAAGACGAAGCATGCGGACATGATCAAGCGCATCGAAGATAACAAGGACTTGTCGAAGGACGACGAAGGCGCATTGCATACCGCGCTCAAGGACTTCAAGAAGTCGGGCGCTTATTGA
- a CDS encoding F0F1 ATP synthase subunit delta produces the protein MAELATIARPYAEALFRVAEAGELAAWSDFVEELAQVARLPEVLSIATSPKVSRDQVSELLLTAVKSPLAKQPEAKNFVQMLVDNHRLTLMPEIAVQFDELKNSREGAADALIVSAFPLEGAQLTDLLANLERKFHCKLKPTVEVDKSLIGGVRVTVGDEVLDTSVRARLASMQTALSA, from the coding sequence ATGGCCGAACTTGCAACCATCGCCCGACCGTACGCAGAAGCATTGTTCCGCGTGGCCGAAGCGGGTGAGCTCGCCGCCTGGTCTGACTTCGTCGAGGAGCTGGCTCAGGTTGCGCGTCTGCCTGAAGTGCTGTCCATCGCGACGAGCCCGAAAGTGAGCCGCGACCAGGTCAGCGAGCTGCTGTTGACGGCGGTGAAATCGCCGCTCGCCAAGCAGCCGGAGGCGAAGAACTTTGTGCAGATGCTGGTGGACAACCACCGGCTGACGCTGATGCCGGAAATTGCCGTGCAGTTCGACGAGCTGAAGAATTCCCGCGAAGGTGCGGCCGATGCGTTGATCGTAAGCGCATTCCCGCTGGAAGGCGCACAGTTGACCGACCTGCTCGCGAATCTCGAACGCAAGTTCCACTGCAAGCTGAAACCTACTGTTGAAGTCGACAAGTCGCTGATTGGCGGCGTGCGCGTGACGGTAGGCGACGAAGTACTCGATACCTCGGTCCGCGCGCGCCTCGCGAGCATGCAGACGGCGCTGTCCGCCTGA
- a CDS encoding F0F1 ATP synthase subunit B — MNLNATLFAQMVVFLILAWFTMKFVWPPLINALDERSKKIADGLSAAEKGKAELEAAHKRVDQELAQARNDGQQRIADAEKRAVAVADEIKANAQAEAARIIAQAKADAEQQIVKAREALRGEVAALAVKGAEQILKREVDQSAHAEMLNQLKTEL; from the coding sequence GTGAATCTCAACGCAACCCTGTTTGCGCAAATGGTCGTGTTTCTGATCCTCGCGTGGTTCACGATGAAGTTCGTGTGGCCGCCGTTGATCAACGCCCTGGACGAGCGCTCGAAGAAGATCGCCGACGGCTTGTCAGCCGCCGAAAAGGGCAAGGCCGAACTCGAAGCCGCACATAAGCGCGTCGACCAGGAACTCGCGCAAGCCCGTAACGACGGCCAGCAGCGCATTGCAGACGCCGAAAAGCGTGCAGTGGCTGTCGCCGACGAAATCAAGGCTAACGCTCAGGCCGAAGCTGCGCGCATCATTGCACAAGCGAAAGCCGACGCAGAACAGCAAATCGTGAAAGCGCGCGAAGCATTGCGCGGCGAAGTCGCGGCATTGGCCGTGAAGGGCGCCGAGCAGATCCTGAAGCGCGAAGTCGATCAATCGGCTCACGCCGAGATGCTGAATCAACTCAAAACCGAGCTCTGA
- the atpE gene encoding F0F1 ATP synthase subunit C, producing MNAFIANIQGLTAIGIGIIIGLGAIGACIGIGLMGGKYIEACARQPELMNPLQTKMFLLAGLIDAAFLIGVGVAMLFAFANPLLSKLAAG from the coding sequence ATGAACGCTTTCATCGCCAACATCCAGGGTCTGACCGCCATCGGTATCGGCATCATCATCGGCCTGGGTGCAATCGGCGCCTGTATCGGTATCGGCCTGATGGGCGGCAAGTACATCGAAGCATGTGCTCGCCAGCCGGAACTGATGAACCCGCTGCAAACCAAGATGTTTCTCTTGGCTGGTCTGATTGACGCGGCGTTCCTGATCGGCGTTGGTGTGGCAATGCTGTTTGCGTTCGCAAACCCGCTGCTGTCGAAGCTCGCCGCAGGCTGA
- the atpB gene encoding F0F1 ATP synthase subunit A — protein MAASEGTHAMDPSEYIAHHLQNLSTSQQTSIFDIHVWNLDTLFWSILCGIVTIIILGLAARKATSGVPGRFQCAIEMLVEMVEDQSKSMIHGSRRFIAPLALTVFVWVALMNSLDFIPVDLPTRVIGWLGLTETFPHMRVVPTADLNGTLGIAIGVFVLMIYYNFKIKGVGGFVHELLSAPFGAHPLLWIPNLALNIIEFVAKTVSLGMRLFGNMYAGELLFLLIALLGSMWHFGADASVLGFLGHVVAGTVWAIFHILIVLLQAFIFMMLTLVYLGQAHDTH, from the coding sequence ATGGCAGCTAGCGAAGGAACGCACGCGATGGATCCGTCGGAGTACATCGCGCACCATTTGCAGAATCTCTCCACTTCTCAGCAGACGTCGATCTTCGATATCCACGTCTGGAATCTCGACACGCTGTTCTGGTCGATTCTTTGCGGCATTGTCACGATCATCATCCTCGGTCTGGCAGCGCGCAAAGCGACGTCCGGCGTGCCGGGACGTTTTCAGTGCGCAATCGAGATGCTGGTCGAGATGGTCGAAGACCAGTCGAAGTCGATGATCCACGGTAGCCGCCGTTTCATCGCCCCGCTCGCGCTCACGGTGTTCGTGTGGGTTGCGCTCATGAATTCGCTCGACTTCATCCCGGTTGACCTGCCGACGCGCGTGATCGGCTGGCTCGGTCTGACCGAGACGTTCCCGCACATGCGCGTGGTCCCGACGGCCGACCTGAACGGCACGCTCGGTATCGCCATCGGCGTGTTCGTGCTGATGATCTACTACAACTTCAAGATCAAGGGCGTTGGCGGCTTCGTGCACGAACTGCTGTCTGCTCCGTTCGGTGCGCATCCGCTGCTGTGGATCCCGAACCTTGCACTGAACATCATCGAGTTCGTCGCCAAGACGGTTTCCCTCGGCATGCGGCTGTTCGGCAACATGTACGCAGGTGAACTGTTGTTCCTGCTGATCGCCCTGCTCGGCAGCATGTGGCACTTCGGCGCGGACGCTTCTGTCCTCGGCTTCCTGGGCCACGTGGTTGCAGGAACGGTCTGGGCGATCTTCCACATCCTGATCGTGCTGCTACAGGCGTTCATTTTCATGATGCTGACGCTGGTGTACCTCGGCCAGGCGCATGACACGCACTAA
- a CDS encoding ATP synthase subunit I has translation MAVREQDRAPEGGNDGRVSSPAADLTEPGSTSSNPTPVSSGQARHTSNRPFDDSWDAEAKDNNTVPLTRAEAETLFGPEVSRSSRVTPFKVVAAQMVLSLVATLVWWLFYSPPGIAVPGDVALSAFLGGAICWVPSALFAARLKAKSGAETIASWVIGEAMKMGATIAMFVAIAYGFKGVLWIPLLVTYLIALKTYWIAMAWK, from the coding sequence ATGGCGGTGCGAGAGCAGGATCGAGCGCCGGAAGGCGGAAATGATGGGCGCGTTTCAAGCCCTGCCGCAGATTTGACTGAACCTGGTTCAACCAGTTCAAATCCCACACCGGTTTCTTCAGGTCAGGCGCGCCACACGTCGAATCGTCCGTTCGACGATTCGTGGGACGCTGAAGCGAAAGATAACAATACTGTTCCGCTGACGCGGGCAGAGGCGGAGACGCTGTTTGGTCCCGAGGTGAGTCGTTCATCGCGTGTCACGCCGTTTAAGGTCGTGGCGGCGCAAATGGTTTTGTCCCTGGTTGCGACGTTGGTCTGGTGGCTGTTTTACAGCCCGCCGGGTATTGCTGTGCCGGGCGACGTGGCGCTGTCAGCGTTCCTGGGTGGCGCAATTTGCTGGGTGCCGAGCGCGTTGTTCGCAGCACGGCTGAAGGCGAAGAGCGGCGCTGAAACCATTGCGAGCTGGGTGATCGGCGAAGCCATGAAGATGGGCGCGACGATTGCGATGTTCGTCGCCATTGCGTACGGTTTCAAGGGCGTCCTGTGGATACCGCTGCTGGTCACGTATCTGATCGCGCTGAAGACGTACTGGATAGCAATGGCGTGGAAGTAG